Below is a genomic region from Marinobacter salarius.
GGCTACCCGGCGCCAACTCAATAACCACCAGATCCTTCTTGCCGGGTTTCTTGATACCGGCAGTGCCGATACCCAGCCTGACACCGGCCACCGGGAAAAACGTCGGCAAGGTTCCTGGACCAACTGCCATTTTCACTCTCCTTTCGTCATGATCGGCTTCTACCGGGCGACCCGGCCGGAACACCGGTTACCAAACGAAAAACCCGCAACCTGTCGAGCAGGGTGCGGGCCTTAGTTCGATCACTCAGCGGCGGAAATCAGCTGACCTTTCCACAACACTGCTTGTACTTCTTGCCGGACCCGCACGGACAGGGCTCGTTCCGCCCCACTTTTCGGTCCTGACGCACAAAGGTCTCCGGTGTGCCCTGAGCTTCCTCAGCACCAGACCTACCTGCGTTGTCATCCTGCCTTTGCTGAGCGGTAGCACTGGTTTCATCGTGGCGCAGTCGCGCCTGGGCAAGCTCCCGCTCCAATTCTTCCTTGCGGCGGCGCTCCACCTCTTCCATTTCTTCACGGCCCTGAACACGGACATGGGACAACACCCGAACCACATCGCGCTTCATGGTTTCCAGCATACTTTCGAACAGGTTAAAGGCCTCGCGCTTGTACTCCTGCTTGGGGTTCTTCTGGGCATAACCACGCAGGTGGATACCACGGCGCAGGTGATCCATGTTTGAAAGATGCTCTTTCCAGAGCGTGTCGAGCACTTGCAGGAACACCTGCTTCTCGAACTTGCGCATCGACTCGGAGCCCGCCAGTTCCTCTTTGGCGTCGTAGGCTGCGACAATCTCTTCCAGAATACGCTGACGCAGATTCTCTTCGTAGAGCTTGCTGTCCTCGTCCAGCCATTGCTGAACAGGCAGGTTGATCGCCATTTCCGATTGCAGCTGGCTTTCCAGGCCGGCAACATCCCACTGTTCCGGCATGCTCTGCGGCGGGATGAACTCACTGACCAGCGAATCCACGACATCCTCGCGGATGGTTTTAATCATCTCGGAAACGTCTTCCGACGACATGACCTCGTTACGCTGATCATAGATCACCGTACGCTGATCGTTGGCGACGTCATCGTATTCCAGCAGGGTTTTCCGCATATCGAAGTTGCGGCCTTCCACCTTACGCTGGGATTTTTCAATGGCGTTGGTGACCATTCGATGCTCGATGGCCTCGCCTTTTTTCATACCCATGGCCTGCATCAGGCTCTTCACGCGATCCGGCGCGAATATCCGCATCAGGTTATCTTCCAGCGACAGGAAGAACCGTGATGAACCGGGGTCGCCCTGACGACCGGCGCGGCCTCGAAGCTGATTGTCAATGCGGCGGGATTCGTGACGCTCGGTACCGATGATGTGCAGCCCGCCAGCCTCAAGTACCTGATTGTGACGCTCGGTCCACTCGGCCTTGATGCGGGCCACTTCCTCTTCGGTGGGGTTTTCCATACCCGCCACTTCAAATTCCCAGTTACCACCCAACACGATGTCCGTACCACGGCCGGCCATATTGGTGGCAATGGTGACCGCACCCGGGCGACCTGCCTGAGCGATGATCTGTGCCTCACTCTCGTGCTGTTTCGCGTTCAGGATCTTATGATCAATTCGCGCCTTCTTGAGCAGCATGGATAGAAGCTCTGAGGCCTCAATTGAGGCAGTGCCCACCAGGATTGGCCGGCCCTCTGCCGTTACGTCCTTGATCTCATCAATAATGGCGTGGAATTTTTCTTCCTGAGTCAGGTAGATAAGATCGTTGTAATCGATTCGCTGGATCGGTTTGTTGGGAGGAATAACAACAACGTCCAGACCGTAAATCTGGCGAAATTCAAATGCCTCGGTGTCAGCGGTACCAGTCATACCGGCGAGCTTGTCGTATAGACGGAAGTAATTCTGGAAGGTGGTAGAAGCCAGGGTCTGGCTCTCTGCCTGGATACGAACTCCTTCCTTGGCCTCAATCGATTGGTGCAGGCCTTCGCTCCAGCGACGGCCTGGCATGGTACGACCAGTATGCTCATCAACAATCACTACCTGATCGCCCTGGACAATGTAATCCACGTCCTTCTGGAACAGATGATGAGCTCGGAGGGCCGAGTGGACGTGATGCAACAGGCTAAGGTTGGCGGCCGAATACAGGCTTTCACCTTCCTTCAACAAGCCCCTTTCCAACAACAGCTCTTCCACTTTCTCATGACCGGTTTCGGTCAACTCCACCTGACGGGATTTCTCATCAATGGTGAAATCGCCACTGGGCTCGCCTTCTTCACTGACTTCGCCCAACTCGAGGCTTGGCACAAGCTCGTTGATCGCCAGATAGAGTTTTGAGCTGTCTTCAGCCGCACCGGAGATGATCAGCGGTGTGCGAGCTTCGTCAATCAGGATGGAGTCCACTTCGTCCACGATGGCAAAGTGGAGGCCTCGCTGCACCTTGTCTTCCGTGCTGAAGGCCATGTTGTCGCGAAGATAGTCGAAACCAAACTCGTTATTCGTACCGTAAGTAATGTCCGCCTGATAGGCAGCCCGCTTCTCTTCAGGAGGCTGGCCGGCTGCTACAACACCTACCTGCAGACCCAGGAAGCGATACAGCTTCCCCATCCATTCGGCATCGCGGCGGGCCAGGTAGTCGTTCACGGTGACCAGATGCACGCCCTTGCCGGTCAAGGCATTCAGGTAAACGGCCAACGTCGCTACCAGCGTTTTACCTTCACCGGTTTTCATCTCGGAAATACGGCCTTCGTGAAGCGTGATACCGCCAATCATCTGCACGTCGTAGTGGCGCATCCCCATGACCCTACGACTCGCCTCACGAGTAGTGGCAAACGCTTCCGGAAGCAATGCGTCAAGGCTTTCGCCTTCATCATATCGGCGGCGGAATTCCGCGGTCTTACCTTGCAACTCGGTGTCGGACAAATTGCCATACTGCTCTTCAAGCTCATTAATACGCGATACGGTTTTTCGCATTCGCTTGATTTCTCTGGCGTTCTTACTGCCGAACATCTTGGTTGCAAGCTTTGTGAACATAGACCACTGCTTCTTTGATTAAACGGAGGAAGCCGGCATTCTAACCTTATTTCGCAGCAGTACAAAAGTCAGGCCTCACAGAAGCCTGTCACAACGCTGAAAAGATTGAAAAAAGGGTGCCGGAGGGGACAACGGGAAGAAATCAGGTGCCCTTACAGGCACCTCTACAGGCGGTTAGCGGCTAGCCCGCTTGATGTAGGTTTCCGGATTCTCGGACTTGCCGTTGCGGATAACTTCAAAATGCACATGAGGCCCGGTGGAACGGCCTGTGCTGCCCATCAGTGCCAGCACCTGGCTCTTCTGGACAACATCGCCCACCTTGACCTTGATGGTCTTGGCATGGGCGTAACGGGTTACCAGGCCATCGCCGTGGTCCACCTCAACGAGGTTGCCGTAGCCATAGCGCTCGTCGGCGTAGGTAACCACGCCACCCGCCACGGAAATGATATCACTTCCGTCCTTGCCAGCCAGATCCACACCAGCGTGCCAGGTACGCTTACCGGTGAACGGATCGGAACGATAGCCGTATTTCGAGGACAGCCAGCCCCAGGTAATAGGACGGCCCTCCACAAAAAGCTCTTTCTCAAGCTTCTGGCGGGAAGTGACCATGTCCAGCATGCGTAATTGCTGCTCCCGATCTTCAATGCGGCGTGCAAGCTGATCAATCATGCTGGTCAGTTCTGGCGCTGTAAAAGAGTCGCCATCAAGATTTTCTTCAGGGCCACCAACAGCAGCTGGCTGATCAAAATCGAACTCGTCGCTGGCCACCAGGCCCGACTCCAGGAAGCGCTGCCCGAGGGCATCAAGCCTGAGAAGACGCCCCTGCATATCACCCAACCGCAGCGTCAACGCATCAACCTGCTGCTGGACGTTCCGCTCGATCCGTGCCAGCTCTATCTTCTGTTCGCCCAGCCGGGATTGCCACTGAGCGACCAATTCCGATTCTGCAGGCTCCGCCGGTTCAATCTGGCTCACCGCCACCTTATAGCCGGACCAGCCCGCCAGTACCAACAGTGCAGTCACGAATAACACCGCGCCTGCCAGGACAGGGGCGTTTACCGAAACCGTGCGGGATTTCCCATGGCGTTTGCCAACGA
It encodes:
- the secA gene encoding preprotein translocase subunit SecA, whose translation is MFTKLATKMFGSKNAREIKRMRKTVSRINELEEQYGNLSDTELQGKTAEFRRRYDEGESLDALLPEAFATTREASRRVMGMRHYDVQMIGGITLHEGRISEMKTGEGKTLVATLAVYLNALTGKGVHLVTVNDYLARRDAEWMGKLYRFLGLQVGVVAAGQPPEEKRAAYQADITYGTNNEFGFDYLRDNMAFSTEDKVQRGLHFAIVDEVDSILIDEARTPLIISGAAEDSSKLYLAINELVPSLELGEVSEEGEPSGDFTIDEKSRQVELTETGHEKVEELLLERGLLKEGESLYSAANLSLLHHVHSALRAHHLFQKDVDYIVQGDQVVIVDEHTGRTMPGRRWSEGLHQSIEAKEGVRIQAESQTLASTTFQNYFRLYDKLAGMTGTADTEAFEFRQIYGLDVVVIPPNKPIQRIDYNDLIYLTQEEKFHAIIDEIKDVTAEGRPILVGTASIEASELLSMLLKKARIDHKILNAKQHESEAQIIAQAGRPGAVTIATNMAGRGTDIVLGGNWEFEVAGMENPTEEEVARIKAEWTERHNQVLEAGGLHIIGTERHESRRIDNQLRGRAGRQGDPGSSRFFLSLEDNLMRIFAPDRVKSLMQAMGMKKGEAIEHRMVTNAIEKSQRKVEGRNFDMRKTLLEYDDVANDQRTVIYDQRNEVMSSEDVSEMIKTIREDVVDSLVSEFIPPQSMPEQWDVAGLESQLQSEMAINLPVQQWLDEDSKLYEENLRQRILEEIVAAYDAKEELAGSESMRKFEKQVFLQVLDTLWKEHLSNMDHLRRGIHLRGYAQKNPKQEYKREAFNLFESMLETMKRDVVRVLSHVRVQGREEMEEVERRRKEELERELAQARLRHDETSATAQQRQDDNAGRSGAEEAQGTPETFVRQDRKVGRNEPCPCGSGKKYKQCCGKVS
- a CDS encoding M23 family metallopeptidase, whose protein sequence is MKPEDDMNIILVGKRHGKSRTVSVNAPVLAGAVLFVTALLVLAGWSGYKVAVSQIEPAEPAESELVAQWQSRLGEQKIELARIERNVQQQVDALTLRLGDMQGRLLRLDALGQRFLESGLVASDEFDFDQPAAVGGPEENLDGDSFTAPELTSMIDQLARRIEDREQQLRMLDMVTSRQKLEKELFVEGRPITWGWLSSKYGYRSDPFTGKRTWHAGVDLAGKDGSDIISVAGGVVTYADERYGYGNLVEVDHGDGLVTRYAHAKTIKVKVGDVVQKSQVLALMGSTGRSTGPHVHFEVIRNGKSENPETYIKRASR